Proteins encoded within one genomic window of Pseudorasbora parva isolate DD20220531a chromosome 3, ASM2467924v1, whole genome shotgun sequence:
- the selplg gene encoding P-selectin glycoprotein ligand 1 — translation MMAVVTNRLGCLPVLVLLLTFSCLVKSRYLRMKREINTTSTNSSEIHSTTGVTKAENISSTTLETVKALITLNVSATTGSPDLSHTQQKYSAGTKNLTVHQPTESNLSTQLPTISHSNGTGHISQAGSSTPTFPAPLEPGNVTEKQMTATTAKMSTDARSHTTSVISTATKTSTTLTTHLCPTNSSKDDTLVSRCLIAIASMAALTTIFIISTICLATKLSGYRYRHKAHLLQETEMVCISALMNDTDHPVPKPRRHPKSNGALIPNTEDGDPDGDNLTLNSFLPDTEGPL, via the exons ATG atggCGGTGGTGACCAACAGACTTGGGTGTTTACCAGTTCTTGTTTTGCTgctgactttcagttgtttggTCAAGTCAAGATATCTTAGGATGAAAAGAGAAATAAACACAACATCGACAAACAGCAGTGAAATACACAGTACAACAGGTGTAACTAAAGCTGAGAATATAAGTAGCACCACTTTGGAAACCGTAAAGGCTTTGATTACGTTAAATGTCTCTGCAACTACAGGTTCTCCAGATTTGAGCCACACCCAACAGAAGTACTCAGCAGGAACCAAGAACCTGACAGTCCATCAGCCAACAGAGAGTAATTTGAGCACCCAACTTCCCACAATAAGTCATAGTAATGGTACTGGACACATTTCACAAGCAGGAAGTTCTACCCCCACATTTCCTGCACCGTTGGAGCCTGGTAACGTAACAGAAAAACAAATGACAGCAACAACTGCAAAAATGTCTACAGATGCAAGATCGCATACCACTTCAGTTATCTCAACGGCCACTAAAACATCAACCACGTTAACAACCCACTTGTGTCCCACTAACTCTTCTAAAGATGACACACTTGTGAGTCGCTGCCTCATCGCAATCGCCTCGATGGCTGCGTTGACGACCATCTTTATCATTAGCACCATCTGCCTGGCTACAAAACTTTCAGGATACAGATACAGGCACAAAGCGCATCTTCTCCAGGAGACTGAGATGGTCTGCATTTCTGCCCTTATGAATGATACCGACCACCCTGTTCCAAAGCCGAGACGACACCCTAAAAGTAATGGAGCACTGATCCCGAATACTGAGGATGGAGATCCTGACGGAGATAATCTTACTTTAAACAGCTTTCTTCCTGATACAGAGGGCCCTCTTTAG
- the tmem119a gene encoding transmembrane protein 119, which produces MSLSLRVVCLLLTALWGSVCFAKPAPFNISMEGSGDEPELIFPIARTTHIPPSPSPSPNITATFIRIKDFIFNQVVDFLKENLLLIIVVTSLLVVIIFIVCCASAMSHKRKLEAYYPPKTYAPRKYMSQSNKAMEKPHNQIQDGKTTAAKTLREPTKALVGEKEGKEPRPKPKEVQKVEDVEEVEMQKDEPKKKEEPQPTSSNAPASQPLVCTCHLRKANHTTA; this is translated from the coding sequence ATGTCACTCTCTTTGCGCGTTGTCTGTCTGCTCCTCACTGCTCTCTGGGGCAGCGTTTGCTTCGCCAAGCCTGCCCCGTTCAACATTTCCATGGAGGGCAGCGGGGACGAACCCGAACTCATCTTCCCCATTGCCCGTACCACGCACATTCCCCCATCCCCCTCGCCATCTCCCAACATAACGGCCACTTTCATTCGCATCAAAGACTTCATCTTCAACCAGGTGGTGGACTTCCTGAAGGAGAACTTGCTTCTCATCATTGTCGTGACCTCTCTGTTGGTAGTTATCATTTTCATCGTCTGCTGTGCTTCCGCGATGAGCCACAAGCGCAAGCTCGAGGCCTACTATCCTCCAAAGACCTACGCACCCAGGAAATACATGAGCCAATCTAATAAAGCTATGGAGAAACCTCATAACCAGATCCAGGATGGAAAGACGACCGCTGCAAAGACCCTACGAGAACCTACTAAAGCATTGGTTGGGGAGAAGGAAGGAAAGGAACCCAGGCCCAAGCCGAAAGAGGTCCAGAAGGTGGAGGATGTTGAAGAAGTGGAGATGCAGAAAGATGAGCCTAAGAAGAAAGAGGAGCCTCAGCCAACCTCCTCAAACGCCCCCGCCAGTCAGCCACTGGTCTGTACGTGCCACCTCAGAAAGGCCAATCACACCACAGCGTGA